The genomic DNA GGCAAGGAGGGGTGAACCGGTCCGGTCACTCCGGCCGCGGCCGAGAGTTCCCGAACCGTGATGCCTTGCGTAGGCACGAAGCGCATGAAGTTGCTCCACATCACCATCGAAACCAAGACCGGCCGGTAGGGCGAAGCCATCATCTGCCGCTCGAAATCGTTGTCGTGCTCAATCGTGAAAGCGATCAACACCGCTGACAGCAACCTCGGCAGCGAGTCCACCGTCTTCGTGCTGCCGCTCGGATCGACGGATGACCGGGTCAAGCAGTCACCTCGAATGTCTCCGTACAAAGACCTCGCGCCCTAGACGGCGGTACGCCGCCCCTCAAGTCTTGAGGTTGCCGCTGGGCATGTCGACGGCGTTCGGTCGGCTGCAGCGCCGGTTATGCCGCAGCATGGCGTCCAGCAGGCGTCACGAGCGCACTGGCACGACACACTCAAGCTGGTCGCGTCTCGCCATCTTGATAGCTGCGATGTCTTCAGTCGGGCTGTTAGCCGGATCGAACACCCCGCGGACGATGAGATCGTTCACAAACGCCAGCGTCTCGTGATGGAGCCACCCGTTGGTCACCAACTGGACGGGCGCCTCAACGTCAAGTGCGTCATGGAGGTCGGTCCATCTCCCACCCGCCTCGGTGACGATGCACGCCGATGAATAGAGATCTGGACCAGAACCCGCGTGCCAAAGCAAGACGACATCGACCGAGCCATCCGCCACCCGGGAGCAAATCGTAGAGATCCATCCAGGGACGAACGCCTGCGGAGGCGCGCGCCAGAACAGTCATCGGGTTGGTATCCAAGCGACGACCAACGCTCACGCGGAAGTCCTCCAGGAGGACCGCCTCGGCGAGACGCTGCGTCTCGGAAACGCGTACCGGTTGACCGTCCTTGAACGCACCCGACCCCTCGCTTGCCCACCAGCGCGTACCTCGCGCTGGTCGACTGACGACCCCTACGACGGGAACATCCTCCTCAACCAGGGCTATGAGCGTTGCCCACTCCGTGTTCCCAGCGACGAAGCCGCCAGTGCCATCGATCGGATCGAGTGTCCAGACGCGTGGGCCTTCGCCAGTGGCACCGAACTCCTCCCCCAAGACGGCATCCTTCGGGCAGATTCGCGCTAACTCGTCTCGAAGCATTTGCTCGATCTCGACGTCGGCTGTCGTGACGACGCTGCCATCCGCCTTCTTCTCAACCCCGAGCTCGGGCGACCGGAACCAGCGCAAAGCAGCATCAGACGCGAGATCCGCCAGTCGAATAGCAATCTCGAGGTCATGCTGTCTCGACACGGGAGGTGACTTCACAACGGCACCTGACGAATTGCTCGGCATAAGATCCTGGCGCTCAGCCTCCGGTATGCCGCCTCTCATGACTTGAAGCTAACGCCCGGCGTGTCGGCAGCGTTCGGTGGGACCCGAACTGACTCACGGCACCCCGCTCTTCAACCTCGTCGCGTGCCAGCAAGCGATTGAATACCACGTCACCCAGAGAGGCGATGTCTCTCTGCATCACCGGCCCAATCCCCGGAAGCTAGGGCCGCAGCGGCC from Actinomycetota bacterium includes the following:
- a CDS encoding inositol monophosphatase family protein — its product is MRGGIPEAERQDLMPSNSSGAVVKSPPVSRQHDLEIAIRLADLASDAALRWFRSPELGVEKKADGSVVTTADVEIEQMLRDELARICPKDAVLGEEFGATGEGPRVWTLDPIDGTGGFVAGNTEWATLIALVEEDVPVVGVVSRPARGTRWWASEGSGAFKDGQPVRVSETQRLAEAVLLEDFRVSVGRRLDTNPMTVLARASAGVRPWMDLYDLLPGGGWLGRCRLALARGFWSRSLFIGVHRHRGGWEMDRPP